The Drosophila innubila isolate TH190305 chromosome 2R unlocalized genomic scaffold, UK_Dinn_1.0 1_C_2R, whole genome shotgun sequence DNA window tgcaattgGACTGGACTTGAATAAGAAGCAACCGTTTAATTTCCTGCGCATGGCAGACAACGTCAAGAGCTGCTCCACCTCGGAGCTCACTGTGCCCGAGGTGCGACACTTTAATTTCGATAATGTGCATAAAACGCAGGAGGCGCTGGCGCCGCTGCACGTGGACACGCCGGAGGAGTCGATCAACAATACAAcggcaacatcagcaacagccacaacaataataacaactgcAACCAGTGCCAAATCGAAATTCCTGCGTCCCACCAGTCTGCCCCTTAAGCCGGGCACTTTTACGCCCAAGCGTCATCATGGAATCACGCCCACGGCAAATACGTTGCCACTGATCTCACCGGAAACACCGCGTCCCTCGAAATCATGCGTGCAGTTGTATTTGAATGGTCATGCCTACACTTATCTGGGTCTCAAGTGCAGCACCAAGATGTTCTACTGTACAGTGAACTGTCCGCAGCCATCGTATGTCGCTGGCATGCACAAGCTGTCCATGTACagtgtgtggcaagtgtgcGAGGAGAATCAACCGCATCCGTTGGGTTTCAAGCCCAAGCAAGTGATGGCTTTATATGATTCCAGGCAAAAGATGCTTGGTAGTGGTTCCTTTACGGCCATGGCCGGACAGGGCAAGATGTCCTACTCTGTGGTTAGTTCACAGCAAACTGTGAGCACCTGTTCCACCATCGCCAATGGACAGAACAAGTTCTATCAGCATCAGCTGAAGCAACCGCCAGCAATTGCAACATTGAGTGAGGCAAATGTGGCAGCCAAGGCAGCGAATGATGAGGCAGCAGCCAAGAAATTGGAGTCGGGGCAACTACTAGTCGGTGGCTATGAGTCGCATGAGGATTACACCTACATACGGGGACGTGGACGCGGCCGTTATGTGTGCTCCGAGTGTGGCATACGTTGCAAGAAGCCATCTATGCTCAAGAAGCACATACGCACGCACACGGATGTGCGTCCCTTCACCTGCAGTCACTGCAACTTTAGGTACGTCACCTGTCGCCTGCccatttcaattgcattcCAAACTAAATCTCTGTCCATTTACAGCTTCAAAACGAAGGGCAATCTCACCAAGCACATGCAATCAAAGACGCACTTCAAGAAGTGCATAGAGCTGGGCATCAATCCTGGCCCCATGCCGGCAGATGGTGAATTCCTCGATGTCGATGTGGAATTCGATCAGCAATCTTCAACTTCGGCCGGCGGACGCACTTCCTCCATGGCAGGCGAATCCGACTCCGATGACTACAGCGACAATGACTCCGAGAGCAGCGGTAAGTTGAAGTCTTTCCTAAAGATAAGATTTGTAATTACAAAACCAAAGAccaagaaaccaaaaaaaaaatctttttaaattaaaataaaaaaacttaaataatggAAACTTGGATCAAATTGGGTTTAAAGTTTAGGgaaccaaaataaatagaaaaaagaaagcaaaaactcataaaaaataaaaacaaacctaATTGCAGTATTTATAGAATCttatgcaaataatattttgaaaaattaacagaaattCATATTtcgattataattttaatttatttatatatacttttgcctatcaacattttttgttataaaatttttcaaatttctgcCTACCTAATATTATACCTAATTTAACTGTtcctaattttgtttttttgtattcttggTATTATTTGACAAACTTCTTATAGAGAATCATGATGTTgatgtttaaattaaactaaatttccTTTGCAGACACGGATGAGTCCAAGTCACGCCTAAAGGAGCACGAAGCAGCACGTGGCCTGCTCTCGTTGTCCATGACACCGCCCATACCGCAGAGTGTTTCTCCCTTTCCCTCCCAGCTGCAGGATACTCCACTGCCGGCTGCCAGTCCGGCGAATAGCATTGGCTCCTCCGCTGGCAGCAGCAGTGCAGCGGGCAGCTCGCAACCCAAGCGTCTGGTTTGTTCATTTACATCACCAAAGCCGCCGTTTGATTACCAGAAGCAAGAACAGTATTACTCCAATCCGGAGGAATCCAAGCCGAAGCGTGGCGTGCCCAACGATGAGAGCAGTGCTCCCATGGATCTGACCAAGCCACGGTCCTCAGCTGGCCAATTGCCAGCCTCATCAGCTGGAAGCTCGCCGATTGAACAGCTGCTGCCCAAATCCCAGGCCCAACAGATGCGCGATGTCATCTTTGGCACCGGGAATAATGAATCTGGCTTCATGAAGACACTCATCTCGGTGTCCGACAAGGTGCGCATCTCAGCGGAAATGGAGGAGCAGGCAAAGCGCGAAACTGAAGGAGATGATGTCCTCCTGCAGACCTACATCAAGGAGCAGGCATTGCAATATGCCAAAATGAAGCAGAGTCAGTTCAGTCGCAGTTACCTGGTCAcaagcaccagcagcagctctTCAGCCACTCCAATTGTGAGCAGCAGTCTCCATGTGTTGAACAAACAGCCAATGATTATCACAGAGCTGCCGAGCATTGAGGTGCATGAGGTGAAGACACCGGAGCCGGTTGCCATTGTCGAAGCCACGCCAACAGCAGTCGAGGAGATGGACGAAGTCGAAGCAGGAGCAGGTGCGGGTGCAGGTGCAACTGTGGAGCAGGAGCAGACAACGCCCGTTGCTGTCAGCGTAGCTGTCTCCGTTCCTGTTGCCGTCTCCATATCGAGCACAAAGCAGCTGCCTCACAATGCCAATTTACCGGCTGCAGTGCAGCAACCAGATGCCACCGATTTCAGTGGTGtgctcagcaacagcaacagcaacaacaatgctgcaacaacaacaacaactcctgCCGCACGCACTGTTATCGTTGGCGAGGAAGTCTTCAAGACAACTCCAACGAGTGCCGCCTCCGAGGTGACTGCTCCAGTTTCCGTTGCCTCCACAAGTTATCCTGGTCGCGTTgtgccaccaccgccaccgccaatTGCCGGCGATGCGCGTCCCACGTGCAGCATCTGCAACAAGACGTTCCAGCGGCAACATCAGCTAACGCTGCACATGAACATCCACTACATGGAGCGCAAGTTCAAGTGCGAACCTTGCAGCATCTCGTTTCGCACGCAGGGACATCTCCAGAAGCACGAACGCTCCGAGGCGCACAAGAACAAGGTGATGATGACGTCGACATTTGGTGTGCCAACCACATCGAATCCACGTCCATTTGAGTGCACCGACTGCAAGATTGCCTTTCGCATCCACGGCCATCTGGCGAAGCATTTGCGCTCTAAGACGCATGTGCAGAAGCTCGAGTGTCTGCAGAAGCTACCATTTGGCACCTATGCAGAGATTGAGCGCGCCGGGATCAGTCTGACTGAGATCGATACCAGTGACTGTGAGAATTCGCTGATATCACTCAAGTTGCTGGCCCAGAAGCTGCTCGAGAAGGATCCCAATAAGCTAAGTGGTTATACCACGCCATCGGGCATGATGCAACTGGGATCGGATACACCGGCAGCTGGGCAGGACAGCGCCTCCGAGGATGGCTTCAGTGCGGCGAATAGTGCAGCTGCCTCGGCAATTGCATCGCTGGATAACGACAGTGCGGGCAACACGCCACAACGTGCCAGCTCCATGTCCGAGGATGAAACACTGGCCAACGGACTCAGTCAGAGTCACAGCCTGAAGCGTCGTCTGCCCGGCAGCAGCTTCAGCAGCAACGGCGACGAGAGCGACAATCCGCTGGAGGGCAGCGAGAAGCGGGCGAGAAGCAACACCAATGAGCAACTTACTCACCCATTGGCGGCATCCACAGCAACAGCGAGCAACTGACACTACATGTACATGCTGCAGCCCACCTGAGTGTGGTCCTATCCCTATCACAACTATGCCTGGCCACCAATCCAACAGGatgtacagcaacaacaatacagaGCTGGAAGCGGCAATgaccaaaacaacaacgagcGCATATCAAATGTCTAAGCATATCGCATTTGGGCACACaacacactacacacacacacacacacacacatagagagagagagagacaagcttgaagaatttaaatgaattcaattgTTTGCCTTGCCACAATTAGAAGCAAGTTTAAGCCTCACTTGAAGCTAGTTTCATTgatgtatgtgcgtgtgtgtggacAAGTCAAGCATATGTAcgatctacatatatatattatatatactatttatatatataaagcaacTACAATTTGCAACCTAAGTATTTAGTTTAGTTAGTTATTGTCAACTCACAACTATAAAAGTTAGTTGTTCAactcttaaatatatacacatctGTACAGCAGGTACCATGTACGCTAGCCCTAATTATAagtaatctatatatatatatatatacaagcacacaaaaaatatatataaacatatttaatttctttttcgaAATactaacaattataaaaacaaaaaaaaaaacaaaactcctGAAGCGCTGTGAGTcgtaacaaaatataatactgtttttgtgtgtataattagtgtataattaattaaggCCTAGCCCACCATTTTTCCCAGCTCAGCCACGCCTCCTTTCCTTGGCCAGCCCTAATATTTTCCAAGCTAATCACGTAGTTCTTCCCTAATTTGAAGTTTGttatagccaaaaaaaaaaaaaaataaataataataattggagttatgaaaacctttttatcattatgtttatgttaaaactttttaatttttaattaaattagctaaacaaaaaaacaacgagACCACGAGActctttttcaattgtttgttttaattaattaattatttaattagcgaaagcaaattgaaaatcaaataaaacttaaaaaaaattatattataaactaattatatatacatatatataaataaaaacattatgtTGTCATATATACATTAAGTTTTATAGGCTAGCTAAGCAagaaccacacacacacacataaagtttatagaaattaatgaaaattattgtaCAAAATGGCTACAAGAGTATagcaaaagtatatatatttatatattacatatatgcttaatagatatatatatattgaatgtatatgtatgttaaacaaacacaaaaaacaacaacaaatgaagtgatttattacattattgtaaaatatatcaaaaactgAACATGAAAACTTTACAAACAACCACAAAAAGAAatgacacaaaaaataaaaaaatctatgtgaaatattacatttaaattgtttgatttggtttatttttaaaagcgtTTTTGAAAGTACATGTATTCCTGcaaaaattgggaaaaatatatataggtaattaattatttaagatatttaaggGCGACTTACCAGCAAGAAGGCTGAGCCTAGAATCAAAGCACGCTCCTTTGCCGTTAGCTTGACATCGCTATAGTAAATATTGGTGGTATACTGCGATTTGCTGGCCAACCATTTGTGATCTATTGAGGCGCGCAGATCACCTCCCGAGTGGATCTGTTGCAGAAAGGCAATATATGAGATTTATTTAGCCACGCTAATCCTAATTTATTCTGACTGACCTTAAAGTAACACTCCTTGGGTAAGCAGTAGCAGCAGAAACCGGAATTTGATGGTCCCTCCACACAGAAAATGGGCTGATTGGTCATACCATCTTCGATATAGAACTCGGGCTGGGTAAACGTTGGTGACTGCACCACACGGCCCAGCACATTGCCGGGCGGTATCCAAATCTCCAGATTCTTGGGCTGACAACAAATAGCGCCAAGTGCCAGCTTCTTGCGGAATACTAATGCCTCCTGATGTGTCTTGTCCAGCAGATGCATCTGAAATGGTCGACCGGCGCCCCAAATCATGCGATTGTTCTCTGTGGAGCTCTCGGAGGCGGCAAAGATGGCATCGCCAAGTGGTGAACGCACCACATAGCGATTCTCCGAAGAGACAGCTGTGAGAGCTACAATTACACAAAGTACAATTGGATTAATTGCCAATTTGTCAGATAAAAAACAACTTCAACTCACAATCGTTCAACTCGAATGTTTGCTCAATGTGCACCGAGGGCAAATCCGCAAGACAATCGTAACCAGCCAAGGGAATGAATGTTCGACTGCCAGCCACTGTAGATATGGGCAATGGAATTCTTGGTGCCTCTAATGTAAGTATATACAAATTGCTTTCATTACTAATAACTTAATTACATATTGTTTCTCAATTACCTGACGTTGGACGCGGCTGTGAAGTTATGCTGATTTGAGAGTCATAAactgcaaaacaaacaaaaaatggtaACAAGATAGATTACTAATCTTTCACCTTTCAATGGAAAGAACGCTCTTATATATCGATCACTTGGTCAAGTCGACTCTAAACAAAGGCACTTGATAATGGCGTCGGTGAAAATGGCCATAAAACCGCAACAGAACAACGACTGATAAGATACGGATAGGGACAATTTGTACCTAGTTTGAGTTTGTTTGTGTGACACATACAACACACTGCCAATTAATCCAAATGTAGCATTTACAAAGCACCTACACCAATATCATTTTTATCAGCTACTAAAAACTTTAGCCATTTAAACATGATTCACGCGAGTATTATTCAAAATACgttaaaaatgtgaaattaaattaccTCTGGGCTCTGTAGAACTCGATGTTTGCGCCACTCGAATTTCGCTATCGTATTGCAAAGTACGCACTGcatcattttgcagcattttaataataattaattttatttagaagCGCAGTTTAAAAAACCTGCAATATGAAAAGACCGTTGTTCTCAACGGTCAAAACTGACTGCTTGACTTGccagcactggtgtggaagaTTGCCACCCGgtgcaaaggctgccaccctgcaaagcttaccgatctggcagcttgtaccattttaatcaaattgtaaattcGAATGCACCAAACAAAATTCAgctatttttgaaattttcttaatattgaagataaaacattttaaattcttgaTCTAATtaatctaatttcgaatttttaattttcatcaaattaaattaaattatttcaaagctATTGCATTTTGTAATGTTACAATGCTAACCTTTATTTGATCtcatattcttaaaattattaattttatgcaaagttattgcataTCGAAATTTGCATTacccaaaagatttttgactATCGCACCAAAATGGCATGGCCAGACGTTTAAACTATCGGTAACTGCAATTTGATCTAAAAACGGGAACTGGCATTTTTCAGGGCCAGGGCTATTTTATGGGACTCAAGTGCTGCCACTAAATCTAAAAATGAGCTTAAAACTAAGAGCCAAGGCTGCCACAACGTTAGAAAATActtggtgtgtgtgttgtgttaataaaaaaagaccaacaacaacactaacagaGCACAGCTGAAACTAAAAAGGTGTTAAAATTTGAGCAATAAGGAAAATTATTCTGTGTAAGCCAGACTGTTTGTGTATAGAAACTTACTTAATGAAGTGGAAACATGTAATGGGTGAGTTTCTATAgggtttattaattaaatgccgtgACTAAAACAGCAGTTTTGAAATGAGCAccttgcaaaacaaaaacaacaagcaggTGGCTGGCCTCAGAGAGTAAATTTCACACATAGGGAGCGAGGGAGAGAGGAAGATCCATTTAGTAAATagctttgttaaaattaaaaaatttattttgatgtttttttttaaatggcaaaTGATAAAAGCTTTCAAGAAGAAAAATTGCTGTTATGGTTTCCAATCTCAAAGTTAATAACAATGAATTTGCTTGcggtttgttgttgctgtgggtTTGCTATCGCGATTGTGTTAGGAGGGTGAGCGAGGGGTGTTTTAAGCATTGCGCAGACGCTGGAGCGGCATAAACAAATGCCATCACCTTTAGACTCCACTTATTACGCTCCTGAAACAGCACGTAGAGCGTAAAATAACGTCAGTTTACTTTTGGCTATCGCAATAGCCTGGCTGCAAACGCGGTCGGTCTATAAATGAGAATcccttaaataaaaaactaagatAAGAAGGCAAAATCAATAAACGTGCttagaaaatagaaaacttCCAATAAAACGTAGATGTAGATTAGATCAAGttaatattgaatttcatgctaacaaaacttaaatacTTTCCGTATCGAAATTAACAAACCAAGAGAAtcgcatatatattttctaactTGCATTATTTACGCACCCCCAAAAATTGTTGGggggttgttgttgctcatacGCTCAACGTGAGTACGTGATTGAAACAACAGAGACGaacgaaaaataaaaggaaatcgaaagagcacaaaaaaaaaagaaaaatccaTGAATATAAAAGTCAAGTGCGCTCATCGTCACCGTTACCGTTACCGTTACGAAAACcagtaaaaatttcatttcaacgCAAGTAGAATACGTGACAGAGCGTGGGGTCATGTCTCTGGAGGAtccattttttgttgtcaaggagtatgcattttattttgcacttgCACAGCGAAAACACATTCTGATGCAACCCTGTCCATCCCCCGCCTCCATCCCCCACCCAACCCTTTCATATTGTATCTTTGCAGTGAAGTCTTCAAAGCTCTGAATAAAACACGCGGACTCTATCTGCGTTGGCGTGAATTGGGTGAAAACGGCGGAGCCGAGGTTGAATGGACCACAACGGAGCTGCGTAATTCGCTGCGCAGCATTGAATGGGACCTGGAGGATCTCGAGGACACTATCAATATCCtttttcataaaaacaaatgagcCAACTTCATTTTGTGCGAAAAATCAATTGAACACAATTATTTACCACCGATTTTCCTTAACTCGCTTATTTTTCGTATTTAGCACGCATTGTCGAGAAGAATCCAACGAAATTTCGTATAGATAATCGTGAACTATCCAGCCGGCGACACTTTATAGACAACACACGGGATGAGGTCAAACAGATGAAGGATAAAATGAGCCTGAACCGGAACAGGGACAGAGACATAACCGCACATCAGCCATTACTCGAAAACGAACGGAGTCACAACCTCAATCACAATCATAATCCAACCAACGAATATCATTCGCACAACGATCGGACGTATCTGGTAGACTGTCCCAATTCACAAACACAATCGGTGGCCAATACTATTGCTGGCACCATgtccgcagcagcagcagccgcggCGGCAACGCGACACAGTGGAACCAAATACTCCAAGTTGGAGAATGCCCTGGATATTGATAGTCCCAGTCATTATGGAGGACATGGCAATGGCTTGGACAGTCCGGGACATCGATATGTGGGTGAAACGGTGTCCGTACAACAG harbors:
- the LOC117784680 gene encoding syntaxin-6 isoform X2 — translated: MKDKMSLNRNRDRDITAHQPLLENERSHNLNHNHNPTNEYHSHNDRTYLVDCPNSQTQSVANTIAGTMSAAAAAAAATRHSGTKYSKLENALDIDSPSHYGGHGNGLDSPGHRYVGETVSVQQRMIQGQDEQLDMISDSIGTLKTVSRQIGVELDEQAVMLDDFGNEFDTTESKLDTTMKKVAKVLHMNNDKRQWAAILILSVLLLFVIILFIIL
- the LOC117783708 gene encoding phospholipid scramblase 3, with protein sequence MLQNDAVRTLQYDSEIRVAQTSSSTEPRVYDSQISITSQPRPTSEAPRIPLPISTVAGSRTFIPLAGYDCLADLPSVHIEQTFELNDSLTAVSSENRYVVRSPLGDAIFAASESSTENNRMIWGAGRPFQMHLLDKTHQEALVFRKKLALGAICCQPKNLEIWIPPGNVLGRVVQSPTFTQPEFYIEDGMTNQPIFCVEGPSNSGFCCYCLPKECYFKIHSGGDLRASIDHKWLASKSQYTTNIYYSDVKLTAKERALILGSAFLLEYMYFQKRF
- the LOC117784680 gene encoding syntaxin-6 isoform X1, which encodes MSLEDPFFVVKDEVFKALNKTRGLYLRWRELGENGGAEVEWTTTELRNSLRSIEWDLEDLEDTISIVEKNPTKFRIDNRELSSRRHFIDNTRDEVKQMKDKMSLNRNRDRDITAHQPLLENERSHNLNHNHNPTNEYHSHNDRTYLVDCPNSQTQSVANTIAGTMSAAAAAAAATRHSGTKYSKLENALDIDSPSHYGGHGNGLDSPGHRYVGETVSVQQRMIQGQDEQLDMISDSIGTLKTVSRQIGVELDEQAVMLDDFGNEFDTTESKLDTTMKKVAKVLHMNNDKRQWAAILILSVLLLFVIILFIIL